GTTGGAAGACCTTAATCTTCATGCCAAACACGGGTTGTTTGCGCTGACAGGGAGCTTAAATGCGGGCATTTTTAAGTATTGGAAACAACCTGATGGCTCGGTAATTGGCGAGGCGCTGTTTAACGGGCAGAAGGATGATTGTGAAGCTGAGATACGCCTATACTTCCGGCACACGGCGCACGGCAAGTTATGGTGGGAGGAGATTAGCCTTCAGGAGATTGAACCTATCCCGCCACGGCTTGTGAAGGTGGCGGTGGCATGGGGCGGCCATGATATGGCTTTCTGGGATAAATGGGCGGATATTGCCGGACAGCAGAAGGTAGATATTGCTGTTTTGACCGAGGACTTCCCTGGCCTGGACCCTGAGCCGCAGGATGGGCCTTCTTTCCAATGGATGGCTAAGAAAGCGCGTCGCTGGCGAATGCACCTCACCGGCAGCATCATGGAGCAACGGGGTGATTTAATATTGAACTCAAGTCCCCTCTATGATCGCGAGGGCGGCCTGCTTGGGATTTATAGCAAAAACCAGTTGTATGACCTAGAACAGGATAAAGGGGTCACGGCAGGAATAGGGATGCCCGTCTTCAAGACCGACTTTGGGGTAGTGGGCATCACCACTTGTTATGATAACTGGTTCCCCGAGCCGGCGCGACTGTTAGCCTATAAGGGTGCGGAACTCATCTGCCTCTCTGCCGCAGGTTACTACGCGGGGCTTATCCCTTCACGAGCGGGTGATAACTGCCTGACCTATGCGGTCAGCAGCAACTCCAACCGCGCGGGTATATGGGATAGCGGCGGAGTACGTGCCGGTGATCAAGATTGGCATGACCGCGATCCCTCCATGTGGACGCTAACCTCAATCCAGGACTACACCGTAGATAATGAGAATTATATGCTGACTGCCGTTATCGACCTAAACCTAAAGTACAGCCCCCACATTGCGGGAGGCAATATGCAGTCGGCGCCAGGTGGTAGAAGATGCCGTCAGACCTTGATTGAGCCTTTAGAAGAAGAAATTGCCCGTGAGGCGCGGCGTTGGTGGGAAGAGGAGTAAAACTACACACCAGCTTTCGTCTGAAAAGGTATTATCTAGCGTAGCTTTGGGAATGAATAATAAATAAAGGATTTTATATGCAGACATCAGTAACATGCGATTGGAATGATGGGAACCTGGTGGCTAATGGCGACTTTACTAAAGGGGTCGTCAATGGGCTTCCTGCAGGTTGGGAACCGTCATGTCCTAATCCTGCTCTCGCTCCTAAGTTTGAGTTAGTCACCCCTAAGAGCGGCAAGCCGATGCTAATGGCAACCGGCAATGGCCGCAAAGAGTGCTGGGGTGTAATTAAGCACCCGATTACATTCGAGGCCGGCAAGACTTATCGCTTCAGGGTTCACTTCAAGTTTGAAGGGTTTGAAGATGTCAATCACCACATGATCCATGCGGTCTTTGGCCCTGAATTTAACCAAGGTGTAATGAATTACAAGAAAGACGGTGACTGGGTCATCGGCGACACCCGATTTGAAGGGCCGGAGAAGGAAGGCGAGGGCTTTATGCACCTTTACTTCCGATATTCCCCCAATGGCAAGGTCTGGTGGGACCATGTCAGTATCTCCGAGTGTGAGCCTATCCCCTCACGCCCTGTAAAGATAGCCGTCAACTGGGGCTATGGAGATATGGAGCATTGGGACAAGTGGCTGGATTTGGCAGGCCAGAAGTTCGTTGATATCGCCCTATTACCAGAGAGCTTCAACGGCAAGGGTGTAAAAGACCCTGAATCAATTGATGGCGAAGCCAACCAGTTCATGGCCAAGAAGGCCCGCAGATGGCGCATTCACGTTGCGGGTTCGGTTTATGAGAAGCGCGGCGATCTCACACTTAACACTGGCTCCCTTTATGGGCCTGATGGCAAGCTCATCGGAACTTATAGCAAGAACCAGCTTTTCGACCCTGAATGTGATGAAGGAGCAACGAGCGGTACTGAGATGCCCGTGTTCCAAACCCGCTTTGGCAAGGTCGCATTTGTTATCTGTTATGACTCTTGGTTCCCGGAGCCGATGAGGTTGGCGGCGTATAAGGGCGCAGAGCTTATACTTTTCCCCAGCGCCGGTTACTTCCTCGATCTGATGCCTGCGCGTGCGGCTGATAATGGCGTATGGATTGCCGCCAGCAGCGGATGTCCTGCAGGGGTTTGGGATCCAAGCGGCGCACGAGCCGGTGAAGAGTATGCCAGTGAAACACGCTATTGCAAGACGGGTATCCTTAACTATGAGATGGACGCGGTCAATCGCATGATTGTCGTCACCATCGACATGAGCAAGAAATACAGCCCCCATTATTGGGGCGGGCCAATCCACTCGGCGCCGGGTGGACGCCGCATAAGACAAACGAGAATCGTATCACTAGAGGACCAGATAGCGCAAGAAGTCAAGCGCTGGTGGGACGAATAACAACTTAGGATAGAAAGGATTAATCATGGTTAAAGTAGGAATGGTAGGAATGGGTGGAATGGGCAGCCACCACGCAGCAACACTAGCAGGAATGCCCAATGCAAAGGTCTTGTATACCTGTGACCTTATTCAAGAGAGAGCAGATAAGGCTGCAGCAGCCACTGGCGCTAAGGCCATCACCGACTTCCGGCAGATGCTGGATGATGTGGATGCGGTTTATGTATGCACAGAACCCTTCAATCGTGTTGATGTCGTCACCGCCTGCGCTGAAGCCGGTAAGCACATCTTCATGGAGAAACCTGTCTGCATCAATCTAGAAGGCGCCGAGAAGATGGTAGCCGCATGCAAGAAAGCCAAGGTCAAGCTGATGCTGGGCTATGTCCTTCGTTTCTGGAGTCCTTTTAATCTTATCAAGTACACCCTTGACAGCGGCGAGCTTGGGGACTTGGTCACAGTATTCACGCAGCGCTTCATGCCGGTTGATATGCGCTCTGTTTGGTATGGAGACCAGTCCAAGAGTGGAGGCATTACCTTGGACTTTGGTAGCCATGACATCGATTGGGTACGATGGGTCGGCGGAGATGTCAAGACAGTGTTCGGGCAAGTCGCTCGTATTCGTCCGGGCGTTAATGCTGATGAGCACGTTCAAGGCATGATGCTTTTCCAAAATGGCGGTTGGGGTTCCATCTGCGATAGCTGGGGATCTTTCCTCGGTGATAGTCAATTGGGCGTCGTAGGTACCAAAGGCGCCATCATCGTAGACCGCGGCGGCATCATCCGCAAGAAGGTCGGCGATGGTGAAGAGGAAATCTTGAGTGAGGGTGGTGACATGAGCATCGACCCCAAGGGCAACCTCGGCAAAGGCGCTCCCAGCAAGGATGAAACCATCCAACAGCACTTCATCCGAAGTGTCGAAGAGGACTTCACCCCCCTAGTCACCGGCGATGACGGCATAGCCGTCTGGAAAATCGTCTTCGGCATCCTAGAATCCGCCAAAACCGGCAAGGCTGTCGATATCGTCTAGTTTAGACTCGTTTATAAGGCTCGGGGCGCTTGATCCCCGAGCCTTTTTTATATGAGTTCCTAACTTGATGCAGGATATTTAACACGCAACGTCGTAGTTTTATTTACTGAGTAGCGATTTAACCGATGACATAAACACGAAATTAGAGGTGAATGAGAACATGAAAAGTGGATGGCCATATCGAATTGAGTTCTGGGGCAAGCGCAAGCAATTCCCTCTACACTGGGCAGCACTCAAAGGCAAGACACAAATGGTGGCAAAACTCGCGACCAACGGAGCGGATGTGAACGCCAGGTATTTGTATGGTGAGACCCCGCTTCACTTTGCAGCACGCGGGGGCAGCATCGAAACAGCTGCCTTCTTGATAGGTCGTGGGACCGAATTGAATGCACGTGACGACAGTGGTCGTATACCTTTGCATTCCGCCCAAGATTGGAGACAAGGCGCCATGGCCGCATTTCTTATTGAACACGGTGCGGACATTCACGCAAGGGCAAGCAATGGATGGACGCCGCTTCACTATGCGATAGGTGATACGAAGACAGTTACATTACTGATTGACCGGGGAGCCGATATCAACGCACCTGACAACGATGGAATGACATCTCTGCACTGGGCAATCTCTTGTGATGGACCGGAGACGCTAGCAGTACTCCTCGAACGGGGAGCGGATATACACGCAAGGGATAGAGAGGGGTGGACAGCTTTACACTGGACAGCCGAACAATATCGACTTGAAATGGCCTACATGCTCTTGGATCGCGGAGCAAACGTAAACGCACAGGCAGAGGATGGGCTAACGCCACTGCAAGTAGCTTTACGCTATGATGCCACCGACATCATTGATCTCTTCAAAGAACGTGGTGGAGAATGACAGAACTGGAACTTGATGCAGGATATTTGACATGCAACGTCGTAGTTTCATTTATTGAGTAGCGATTAGTTTAACCGGCGACATAAACACGAAATCTGAGGTGAACAAGAACATGAAAAGTGGTTGGCCATATTATATTGAGAGTTGGCGGAACCGCAAGCTATTCCCACTTCACCGGGCAGCCCTAAAGGGCATGACGAATGAGGTGGAAAAGCTTGCGATGAACGGAGCGGATGTGAATGCTAGGTATTTGTATGGTGAGACCCCGCTTCACTTCGCAGCACGCGGGGGTAACATCGAAGTTGCGGCTTTCTTGCTCGGCCGTGGGGCAGATGTGAACTCACATGACTACGACGGGGAAACCCCTTTGCATATTGCACCTGATTCGGGGCAAAGCAAAATGGCTGCGTTTCTAATTGAACATGGGTCAGACATTCATGCAAGGACAAATGATGGACAAACCCCACTTCATTACTCGTCAGGTGATACGAAAATATGTGAGTTACTGATTGACCGAGGGGCGGACATTAACGCACGGGACAACAAAGGAGAGACACCGATGCACAGAGCTGCCTGGGGGGATGACCCAGAGACAATCGCACTGCTCTTTAAACGGGGAGCGGATATTAACGCAAGGGATAATGAGGGAAATACACCCCATCATCTTGCGATAAACAGCGGAGCCGCTCTAGCAGTTGAGGTTTTCGAAACCCACGGGGGAGAATGACAGAACTGGATACAACCCCATTAGAACTGATCGAGCTAACGGAATGATGTATAGTCTTACTGATGATATTGATGTCAAGGGGGGCTACAGGGACCGTTTACTTGTCGGAACCACCCTTCCCTGCTCCGCGTACCTTACGCCTTCTGCTACAAAGGTCTTTAGG
Above is a genomic segment from bacterium containing:
- a CDS encoding carbon-nitrogen hydrolase family protein, whose product is LEDLNLHAKHGLFALTGSLNAGIFKYWKQPDGSVIGEALFNGQKDDCEAEIRLYFRHTAHGKLWWEEISLQEIEPIPPRLVKVAVAWGGHDMAFWDKWADIAGQQKVDIAVLTEDFPGLDPEPQDGPSFQWMAKKARRWRMHLTGSIMEQRGDLILNSSPLYDREGGLLGIYSKNQLYDLEQDKGVTAGIGMPVFKTDFGVVGITTCYDNWFPEPARLLAYKGAELICLSAAGYYAGLIPSRAGDNCLTYAVSSNSNRAGIWDSGGVRAGDQDWHDRDPSMWTLTSIQDYTVDNENYMLTAVIDLNLKYSPHIAGGNMQSAPGGRRCRQTLIEPLEEEIAREARRWWEEE
- a CDS encoding carbon-nitrogen hydrolase family protein; amino-acid sequence: MQTSVTCDWNDGNLVANGDFTKGVVNGLPAGWEPSCPNPALAPKFELVTPKSGKPMLMATGNGRKECWGVIKHPITFEAGKTYRFRVHFKFEGFEDVNHHMIHAVFGPEFNQGVMNYKKDGDWVIGDTRFEGPEKEGEGFMHLYFRYSPNGKVWWDHVSISECEPIPSRPVKIAVNWGYGDMEHWDKWLDLAGQKFVDIALLPESFNGKGVKDPESIDGEANQFMAKKARRWRIHVAGSVYEKRGDLTLNTGSLYGPDGKLIGTYSKNQLFDPECDEGATSGTEMPVFQTRFGKVAFVICYDSWFPEPMRLAAYKGAELILFPSAGYFLDLMPARAADNGVWIAASSGCPAGVWDPSGARAGEEYASETRYCKTGILNYEMDAVNRMIVVTIDMSKKYSPHYWGGPIHSAPGGRRIRQTRIVSLEDQIAQEVKRWWDE
- a CDS encoding Gfo/Idh/MocA family oxidoreductase, with product MVKVGMVGMGGMGSHHAATLAGMPNAKVLYTCDLIQERADKAAAATGAKAITDFRQMLDDVDAVYVCTEPFNRVDVVTACAEAGKHIFMEKPVCINLEGAEKMVAACKKAKVKLMLGYVLRFWSPFNLIKYTLDSGELGDLVTVFTQRFMPVDMRSVWYGDQSKSGGITLDFGSHDIDWVRWVGGDVKTVFGQVARIRPGVNADEHVQGMMLFQNGGWGSICDSWGSFLGDSQLGVVGTKGAIIVDRGGIIRKKVGDGEEEILSEGGDMSIDPKGNLGKGAPSKDETIQQHFIRSVEEDFTPLVTGDDGIAVWKIVFGILESAKTGKAVDIV
- a CDS encoding ankyrin repeat domain-containing protein → MKSGWPYRIEFWGKRKQFPLHWAALKGKTQMVAKLATNGADVNARYLYGETPLHFAARGGSIETAAFLIGRGTELNARDDSGRIPLHSAQDWRQGAMAAFLIEHGADIHARASNGWTPLHYAIGDTKTVTLLIDRGADINAPDNDGMTSLHWAISCDGPETLAVLLERGADIHARDREGWTALHWTAEQYRLEMAYMLLDRGANVNAQAEDGLTPLQVALRYDATDIIDLFKERGGE
- a CDS encoding ankyrin repeat domain-containing protein; the encoded protein is MKSGWPYYIESWRNRKLFPLHRAALKGMTNEVEKLAMNGADVNARYLYGETPLHFAARGGNIEVAAFLLGRGADVNSHDYDGETPLHIAPDSGQSKMAAFLIEHGSDIHARTNDGQTPLHYSSGDTKICELLIDRGADINARDNKGETPMHRAAWGDDPETIALLFKRGADINARDNEGNTPHHLAINSGAALAVEVFETHGGE